Proteins from a genomic interval of Kitasatospora kifunensis:
- the dapA gene encoding 4-hydroxy-tetrahydrodipicolinate synthase has protein sequence MAPTSTPTAPLVTGPFGRVLTAMVTPFTADGQLDLDGAQRLAAHLVDLGNDGLVLNGTTGESPTTSDAEKAQLVRAVVAAVGDRARVIAGVGTNDTAHSIELARQAEAAGAHGLLVVTPYYSKPPQEGLYRHNVAVADATELPVMLYDIPGRSGVALSHETLVRLGEHPRIVANKDAKGDLGAAAWAIARSELAWYSGDDILNLPLLAVGAVGVVSVVGHVAADRLRAMIEAYSAGRVAEAAAIHQGLLPVFSGMFRTQGLILTKAALTLQGYPAGPVRLPLVDATPEEIARLKQDLAAGGVHL, from the coding sequence ATGGCTCCGACCTCCACACCGACAGCTCCTCTCGTTACCGGGCCCTTCGGCCGGGTCCTGACCGCGATGGTGACCCCGTTCACCGCCGACGGTCAGCTCGACCTCGACGGCGCCCAGCGCCTGGCCGCGCACCTGGTCGACCTCGGCAACGACGGTCTGGTGCTCAACGGCACCACCGGCGAGTCGCCGACCACCAGCGACGCCGAGAAGGCGCAGCTCGTGCGGGCGGTGGTGGCGGCGGTCGGCGACCGCGCGCGGGTGATCGCGGGCGTGGGCACCAACGACACCGCGCACAGCATCGAGCTGGCCAGGCAGGCCGAGGCCGCCGGCGCCCACGGGTTGCTGGTGGTCACCCCGTACTACAGCAAGCCCCCGCAGGAAGGCCTCTACCGGCACAACGTCGCGGTCGCCGACGCCACCGAGCTGCCGGTGATGCTCTACGACATCCCGGGACGGAGCGGCGTCGCGCTGAGCCACGAGACGCTGGTCCGGCTCGGTGAGCACCCGCGGATCGTCGCCAACAAGGACGCCAAGGGCGACCTCGGCGCCGCGGCCTGGGCGATCGCCCGCTCGGAGCTGGCCTGGTACTCCGGCGACGACATCCTCAACCTGCCGCTGCTCGCGGTCGGCGCGGTCGGCGTGGTGAGCGTGGTCGGCCATGTCGCCGCCGACCGCCTGCGGGCGATGATCGAGGCGTACAGCGCCGGCCGGGTGGCCGAGGCCGCCGCCATCCACCAGGGGCTGCTACCGGTCTTCAGCGGAATGTTCCGCACCCAGGGCCTGATCCTCACCAAGGCCGCCCTGACCCTGCAGGGCTACCCGGCCGGTCCGGTCCGGTTGCCGCTGGTCGACGCGACACCCGAGGAGATCGCCCGATTGAAGCAGGATCTCGCCGCTGGCGGGGTACACCTGTAG
- a CDS encoding potassium channel family protein — protein sequence MRVAIAGAGAVGRSIAGELLENGHEVLLVDKNPNSISVERVPMAEWLLADACEITSLDEAALQHCHVVIAATGDDKVNLVVSLLAKTEYGVPRVVARVNNPKNEWLFNESWGVDVAVSTPRLMSALVEEAVSVGDLVRLMRFSQGNANLVELTLAPDTELVGTRVGDVDWPTDTALVTIIREGRVLVPARDDTLEAGDELLFVAAQEREEELETLLSAGSGAQ from the coding sequence ATGCGGGTAGCGATTGCGGGAGCGGGTGCGGTCGGCCGGTCTATCGCCGGCGAACTGCTGGAGAACGGCCACGAGGTGCTGCTCGTGGACAAGAACCCGAACTCCATCTCGGTGGAGCGGGTGCCGATGGCGGAGTGGCTGCTGGCCGACGCCTGCGAGATCACCTCGCTGGACGAGGCGGCGCTGCAGCACTGCCACGTGGTGATCGCGGCCACCGGCGACGACAAGGTCAACCTGGTGGTCTCGCTGCTGGCGAAGACCGAGTACGGGGTGCCGCGGGTGGTCGCGCGGGTGAACAACCCGAAGAACGAGTGGCTCTTCAACGAGTCCTGGGGCGTGGACGTGGCGGTCTCCACGCCGCGCCTGATGTCCGCACTGGTCGAGGAGGCGGTGAGCGTCGGCGACCTGGTCCGGCTGATGCGCTTCAGCCAGGGCAACGCCAACCTGGTCGAGCTGACCCTGGCGCCGGACACCGAGCTGGTCGGCACCCGGGTCGGGGACGTCGACTGGCCGACCGACACCGCGCTGGTGACGATCATCCGCGAGGGTCGGGTGCTGGTACCGGCCCGGGACGACACCCTGGAGGCCGGGGACGAGCTGCTCTTCGTGGCCGCGCAGGAGCGCGAGGAGGAGCTGGAGACCCTGCTCTCGGCGGGCTCCGGCGCACAGTAG
- a CDS encoding response regulator, which produces MTRVLVVDDEPQIVRALVINLKARKYEVDAAHDGASALELAAARHPDVVVLDLGLPDMDGVEVIKGLRGWTRVPIIVLSARHASDEKVEALDAGADDYVTKPFGMDELLARMRAAVRRAEPVAGEDDSLVTTEAFTVDLAAKKVNRDGADIRLTPTEWHLLEVLVRNAGRLVSQTQLLQEVWGPAYRTETNYLRVYLAQLRRKLEVDPSHPRHFITEAGMGYRFEP; this is translated from the coding sequence ATGACCCGGGTCCTCGTCGTGGACGACGAACCGCAGATCGTCCGCGCCCTGGTGATCAACCTCAAGGCCCGCAAGTACGAGGTCGACGCCGCCCATGACGGCGCCAGCGCGCTCGAGCTGGCCGCCGCCCGCCACCCCGACGTGGTGGTGCTCGACCTCGGACTGCCCGACATGGACGGTGTCGAGGTGATCAAGGGTCTGCGTGGCTGGACCCGGGTCCCGATCATCGTTCTGTCGGCCCGGCACGCCTCCGACGAGAAGGTCGAGGCGCTGGACGCCGGCGCCGACGACTACGTCACCAAGCCCTTCGGCATGGACGAGCTGCTGGCCCGGATGCGTGCCGCGGTCCGCCGGGCCGAGCCGGTGGCCGGCGAGGACGACTCCTTGGTGACCACCGAGGCGTTCACCGTCGACCTGGCCGCCAAGAAGGTCAACCGGGACGGCGCCGACATCCGCCTCACGCCCACCGAATGGCACCTGCTCGAGGTGCTGGTGCGCAACGCCGGCCGGCTGGTCAGCCAGACCCAGCTGCTGCAGGAGGTCTGGGGCCCGGCCTACCGCACCGAGACCAACTACCTGCGCGTCTACCTGGCCCAGCTGCGCCGCAAGCTGGAGGTGGACCCCTCGCACCCGCGCCACTTCATCACCGAGGCCGGCATGGGTTATCGCTTCGAACCCTGA
- the thyX gene encoding FAD-dependent thymidylate synthase, translating into MTDEAAATPTFRSDVTVELVRSAATDTDVLWAARVSTKGEQSLESLQQDPAKSKGLINFLMRDRHGTPFEHNSMTFFISAPIFVFREFHRHRSGWSYNEESGRYRELQPVFYVPGEERKLVQQGRPGKYEFVEGTAEQHKTVTAAMERAYTQAYAEYQEMLAAGVAREVARAVLPVGLFSSMYATCNARSLMHFLSLRTKAENAKVPSFPQREIEMVGEQMEAHWAQLMPLTHAAFNEHGRVAP; encoded by the coding sequence GTGACCGACGAAGCAGCGGCCACCCCCACCTTCCGCAGCGACGTCACGGTGGAGCTGGTCCGCAGCGCCGCCACCGACACCGACGTGCTCTGGGCGGCCCGCGTCTCGACCAAGGGCGAGCAGTCCCTGGAGTCGCTCCAGCAGGACCCGGCGAAGTCCAAGGGCCTGATCAACTTCCTGATGCGCGACCGGCACGGCACCCCCTTCGAGCACAACTCGATGACCTTCTTCATCAGCGCGCCGATCTTCGTCTTCCGTGAGTTCCACCGCCACCGCAGCGGCTGGTCCTACAACGAGGAGAGCGGGCGCTACCGCGAGCTGCAGCCGGTCTTCTACGTGCCGGGCGAGGAGCGCAAGCTGGTCCAGCAGGGCCGCCCCGGCAAGTACGAGTTCGTCGAGGGCACCGCCGAGCAGCACAAGACGGTCACCGCGGCGATGGAGCGGGCCTACACCCAGGCCTACGCCGAGTACCAGGAGATGCTCGCCGCCGGCGTCGCCCGCGAGGTGGCCCGCGCGGTGTTGCCGGTGGGCCTGTTCTCCTCCATGTACGCGACCTGCAACGCGCGTTCGCTGATGCACTTCCTGTCGCTGCGGACCAAGGCGGAGAACGCCAAGGTGCCGAGCTTCCCGCAGCGCGAAATCGAGATGGTGGGCGAGCAGATGGAGGCGCACTGGGCGCAGCTGATGCCGCTCACCCATGCGGCCTTCAACGAGCACGGGCGAGTCGCGCCCTGA
- the dapB gene encoding 4-hydroxy-tetrahydrodipicolinate reductase, with translation MTLRVAVIGATGRIGSEAVKAVEAAEDLELVAALGRDSKLETLVESGAEVAVELTHPDSVMRNLDFCLHNGIHVVTGTTGWNEERLAEVDRWLGEAPEVGLLIAPNFSIGAVLTMHFAQQAAKYFESVEVVELHHNRKADAPSGTATRTAQLIAAARDAAGLPRQFDPTTHALPGARGADVDGVPVHAVRLRGLLAHQEVLFGDTGETLTIRHDSLHHSCFMPGILLGVRKVGQTPGLTLGLEHFLDL, from the coding sequence ATGACTCTGCGCGTGGCCGTCATCGGCGCCACCGGCCGGATCGGCTCGGAGGCCGTCAAGGCCGTCGAGGCCGCCGAGGACCTGGAGCTGGTCGCAGCCCTCGGCCGGGACTCCAAGCTGGAGACCCTGGTGGAGAGCGGCGCCGAGGTGGCCGTCGAGCTGACCCATCCCGACTCGGTGATGCGCAACCTCGACTTCTGCCTGCACAACGGCATCCACGTGGTCACCGGCACCACCGGCTGGAACGAGGAGCGGCTCGCCGAGGTCGACCGCTGGCTCGGCGAGGCGCCCGAGGTCGGCTTGCTGATCGCCCCCAACTTCTCCATCGGTGCGGTGCTCACCATGCACTTCGCCCAGCAGGCGGCCAAGTACTTCGAGTCCGTCGAGGTGGTCGAGCTGCACCACAACCGCAAGGCCGACGCCCCCTCGGGCACCGCCACCCGCACCGCGCAGCTGATCGCCGCCGCCCGGGACGCGGCCGGCCTGCCCCGCCAGTTCGACCCGACCACCCACGCGCTGCCCGGCGCCCGCGGCGCGGACGTCGACGGGGTGCCGGTGCACGCGGTGCGCCTGCGCGGCCTGCTGGCCCACCAGGAGGTCCTCTTCGGCGACACCGGCGAGACCCTGACGATCCGTCATGACTCGTTGCACCACAGCTGCTTCATGCCCGGCATCCTGCTCGGCGTGCGCAAGGTGGGGCAGACTCCGGGGCTGACCCTGGGCCTCGAACACTTCCTCGACCTGTGA
- a CDS encoding ABC transporter ATP-binding protein, whose amino-acid sequence MVEVEDVWRSFGSGDTAVHALRGVSFSARRGELTALRGRSGSGKTSLLNLVGGLDAPTSGRITLDGENLAELDEAGRLALRRDRIGFVFQSFGLIPILSAAENVGVPMRLRKVPTAQREERVATLLALVGLADQAEQRPTELSGGQQQRVAIARALANEPALIIADEPTGQLDSETGRSVMELLRAVVRSEGVTALVATHDPQLMELADRVVELRDGHIVE is encoded by the coding sequence ATGGTCGAGGTCGAGGACGTCTGGCGCAGCTTCGGCAGCGGCGACACCGCCGTGCACGCGCTGCGCGGCGTCTCGTTCAGCGCCCGCCGCGGTGAGCTCACCGCACTCCGTGGCCGGTCGGGCTCCGGCAAGACCTCCCTGCTCAACCTGGTCGGCGGCCTGGACGCGCCGACCTCCGGTCGGATCACCTTGGACGGCGAGAACCTCGCCGAGCTGGACGAGGCTGGTCGACTGGCGCTGCGTCGGGACCGGATCGGCTTCGTCTTCCAGTCCTTCGGCCTGATCCCGATCCTGAGCGCGGCGGAGAACGTCGGCGTGCCGATGCGTCTGCGCAAGGTCCCCACGGCCCAGCGAGAGGAGCGGGTGGCGACCCTGCTGGCCCTGGTGGGCCTGGCCGACCAGGCGGAGCAGCGGCCCACCGAGCTCTCCGGCGGGCAGCAGCAGCGGGTGGCGATCGCCCGGGCGCTGGCGAACGAGCCGGCCCTGATCATCGCGGACGAGCCGACCGGCCAGCTTGATTCGGAGACCGGCCGCTCGGTGATGGAGCTGCTGCGCGCCGTCGTGCGCAGCGAGGGCGTGACGGCGCTGGTGGCGACCCACGACCCGCAGCTCATGGAACTGGCGGACCGGGTGGTCGAGCTGCGGGACGGCCACATCGTGGAGTAG
- a CDS encoding sensor histidine kinase, protein MARGKLRIYLGAAPGVGKTYAMLCEAHRRLARGTDVVIGFVEHHNRSNTAELLHGLEAVPRRAMEHRGAEFTELDLDALLARKPQVALVDELAHTNVPGSRNAKRWQDVEELLAAGIDVISTVNIQHLESLGDVVEGITGVRQRETVPDEVVRRADQIELVDMSPQALRRRLAHGNVYAPEKINAALSNYFRPGNLTALRELALLWTADRVDEYLQTYRAEQGIDSTWQARERIVVGLTGGPEGATLIRRAARIAAKGSGSELLAVHITRSDGLATGGSPQVLIEQRALVESLGGSFHTVLGDDPARALLDFARGVNATQIVVGSSRRKAWQYVYGPGVGSTVARDSGDIDVHIVTHEHVAHGRRGRLPLREVTDLGRPRAIGGWLIGVVGPLLLAVLLTQVRDSGPGLPTDMLLFFSVTISAALVGGLFPAIASALVSSTALNYYFTPPTHALTISDPKNILAVGIFTVVAIAVATVVDVAARRTHEAARSQTEAQTLSALAGTVLRAPTGEGLAALLDQVRETFQQDAVALLERADEHSPWTCTAASGSNSPARPEEGDADVPLGENLALVLSGRVLPAADRRLLGAFAAQASVLLERRRLAREAAAARRQAEGNRIRTALLAAVSHDLRTPLAGIKANVSSLRAEDVQWDKADEQELLAGIEAGADRLDHLINNLLDMSRLQTGTVTPLIQEVDLDEVVPFALGGVPLESVRLEVPETLPMVPADAGLLERALANLIENAVKYSPPDVRVLVKADVLEPVAGGAMGVPAAEGGGRVELRVVDRGPGVPEEAKEKIFAPFQRYGDAPRGAGVGLGLAVARGFVEAMGGTITAEDTPGGGLTMVVSLPAVEHSPESVDGFTDSDQRAEPPAEPSLTTPPLAPRKTELA, encoded by the coding sequence ATGGCACGCGGAAAGCTGCGGATCTACCTCGGGGCGGCTCCCGGGGTGGGGAAGACGTACGCGATGCTCTGCGAGGCGCACCGGCGGCTGGCGCGCGGCACGGACGTGGTGATCGGTTTCGTCGAGCATCACAACCGCTCGAACACCGCGGAGCTGCTGCACGGCCTGGAGGCCGTACCGCGTCGGGCGATGGAGCACCGGGGCGCCGAGTTCACCGAACTCGACCTGGACGCGCTGCTGGCCCGCAAGCCGCAGGTCGCGCTGGTGGACGAGTTGGCCCATACCAACGTCCCCGGCAGTCGTAACGCCAAGCGGTGGCAGGACGTTGAGGAACTGCTCGCGGCCGGCATCGACGTGATATCCACCGTCAACATCCAGCACCTGGAGTCGCTGGGTGACGTGGTCGAGGGCATCACGGGCGTGCGCCAGCGCGAGACGGTGCCCGATGAGGTGGTCCGCCGGGCCGACCAGATCGAGCTGGTCGACATGTCCCCGCAGGCGCTGCGCCGGCGGCTGGCGCACGGCAACGTGTACGCGCCGGAGAAGATCAACGCGGCGCTCTCCAACTACTTCCGCCCCGGCAACCTGACGGCGCTGCGCGAGTTGGCGCTGCTGTGGACCGCCGATCGGGTGGACGAGTATCTGCAGACCTACCGTGCCGAGCAGGGCATAGACAGCACCTGGCAGGCCCGCGAGCGGATCGTGGTCGGCCTGACCGGCGGTCCCGAGGGCGCCACGCTGATCCGCCGGGCCGCCCGGATCGCCGCCAAGGGCTCGGGCAGTGAGCTGCTCGCGGTCCACATCACGCGCTCGGACGGCCTGGCGACCGGCGGGTCCCCGCAGGTGCTGATCGAGCAGCGGGCCCTGGTCGAGAGCCTGGGCGGCAGCTTCCACACCGTGCTCGGCGACGACCCGGCCCGGGCGCTGCTGGACTTCGCGCGCGGGGTGAACGCCACCCAGATCGTGGTCGGCTCCAGTCGCCGCAAGGCCTGGCAGTACGTCTACGGTCCCGGTGTCGGCTCCACGGTGGCCCGCGACTCGGGCGACATCGACGTGCACATCGTCACCCACGAACATGTGGCGCACGGTCGCCGCGGGCGGCTGCCGCTGCGCGAGGTGACGGACCTCGGCCGGCCGCGGGCGATCGGCGGCTGGCTGATCGGCGTGGTCGGGCCGCTGCTGCTCGCGGTGCTGCTGACCCAGGTGCGCGACAGCGGGCCAGGGTTGCCCACCGACATGCTGCTCTTCTTCTCGGTGACGATCTCGGCGGCGCTGGTCGGCGGCCTCTTCCCGGCGATCGCCTCGGCGCTGGTCAGCTCCACCGCGCTCAACTACTACTTCACCCCGCCGACCCACGCGCTGACCATCTCGGATCCGAAGAACATCCTGGCGGTGGGGATCTTCACGGTGGTCGCCATCGCGGTGGCCACCGTGGTCGACGTGGCTGCCCGGCGCACCCACGAGGCGGCGCGCAGCCAGACCGAGGCGCAGACGCTCAGCGCGTTGGCCGGCACCGTGCTGCGGGCGCCCACCGGGGAGGGCCTGGCCGCCCTGCTCGATCAGGTCAGGGAGACCTTCCAGCAGGATGCGGTGGCACTCCTGGAGCGCGCCGACGAGCACTCGCCGTGGACCTGTACGGCCGCCAGCGGATCCAATTCACCGGCCCGTCCCGAGGAGGGCGACGCGGACGTCCCGTTGGGCGAGAACCTCGCGCTGGTGCTCTCGGGCCGGGTGCTGCCGGCCGCGGACCGTCGGCTGCTCGGCGCCTTCGCCGCTCAGGCCTCGGTACTGCTGGAGCGCCGCCGGCTGGCCAGGGAGGCCGCCGCCGCCCGCCGCCAGGCCGAGGGGAACCGGATCCGCACCGCGCTGCTGGCCGCCGTCTCACACGACCTGCGCACTCCGTTGGCCGGGATCAAGGCCAATGTCTCCTCGCTGCGGGCCGAGGACGTCCAGTGGGACAAGGCCGACGAGCAGGAGCTGCTCGCGGGCATCGAGGCGGGCGCCGACCGACTCGACCACCTGATCAACAATCTGCTGGACATGAGCCGACTGCAGACCGGCACGGTCACCCCGCTGATCCAGGAGGTGGACCTGGACGAGGTGGTGCCCTTCGCGCTCGGCGGCGTCCCGCTGGAGTCGGTGCGCCTGGAGGTGCCGGAGACCCTGCCGATGGTGCCGGCCGACGCCGGGCTGCTGGAGCGGGCACTGGCCAACCTGATCGAGAACGCCGTGAAGTACAGCCCGCCGGATGTGAGGGTGCTGGTCAAGGCAGACGTGCTGGAGCCGGTGGCGGGCGGTGCGATGGGGGTCCCTGCGGCCGAAGGCGGCGGACGGGTCGAGCTGCGCGTGGTCGACCGGGGGCCCGGGGTCCCCGAGGAGGCCAAGGAGAAGATCTTCGCGCCCTTCCAGCGCTACGGTGACGCACCGCGCGGTGCGGGCGTCGGGCTCGGCCTCGCCGTGGCCCGTGGCTTCGTCGAGGCGATGGGCGGCACCATCACGGCCGAGGACACCCCGGGCGGTGGTCTGACTATGGTGGTCTCGCTGCCCGCCGTCGAACATTCGCCCGAGTCGGTGGACGGTTTCACCGATTCCGACCAGAGGGCCGAGCCACCTGCCGAACCCTCGCTGACCACACCTCCCCTGGCCCCCCGAAAGACGGAGCTCGCATGA
- a CDS encoding tetratricopeptide repeat protein, with the protein MTSRTGFFILGAVLLLTALVCIGEGVQLIATGKPFGIGIGICAFIIPGIGLWFLRQTFRFGRTTEAMSRELEAEGGLPVDELRRTSGGRIDRASADEVFAKRQAEAEAAPGDWRVWFRLAVAYADAGDTPRARKTMHHAIKLRSNP; encoded by the coding sequence ATGACCTCCCGTACCGGTTTCTTCATCCTCGGTGCCGTGCTGCTGCTGACCGCGCTGGTCTGCATCGGCGAGGGCGTCCAACTGATCGCCACCGGAAAGCCGTTCGGTATCGGCATCGGGATCTGCGCGTTCATCATCCCGGGCATCGGTCTGTGGTTCCTGCGTCAGACCTTCCGGTTCGGGCGCACCACCGAGGCGATGTCGCGCGAGCTGGAGGCCGAGGGCGGCCTCCCGGTGGACGAGCTGCGCCGCACCTCGGGCGGGCGGATCGACCGCGCCTCGGCCGACGAGGTGTTCGCCAAGCGCCAGGCCGAGGCCGAGGCCGCTCCGGGCGACTGGCGGGTCTGGTTCCGCCTCGCCGTCGCCTACGCGGACGCCGGGGACACCCCGCGGGCCCGCAAGACCATGCACCACGCCATCAAGTTGAGGAGTAACCCGTGA
- a CDS encoding ribonuclease J translates to MSHPHPDLGAPPALAPNAIRITPLGGLGEIGRNMTVLEHAGRLLIIDCGVLFPEDEQPGIDLILPDFSSIRDRLDKVDGIILTHGHEDHIGAVPYLLRENPDIPLIGSKLTLALIEAKLAEHRIRPYVLEVAEGEREQIGPFDCEFIAVNHSIPDALAVAVRTPAGMVVATGDFKMDQLPLDGRLTDLPAFAKLAEEGMDLLLVDSTNAEVPGFIPHERDISAALRNVFANADKRIIVASFASHVHRIQQVLDAAHEYKRKVAFVGRSMVRNMGIARDLGYLKVPGNLIVDVKQLDDLPDKEVVLVCTGSQGEPMAALSRMANRDHQIRIVEGDTVILASSLIPGNETAIYRVINGLTRWGANVVHKGNAKVHVSGHASSGELLYFFNICKPKNLMPVHGEWRHLRACADLGIKTGVPKNRTVIAEDGVVVDLVDGVAKIVGKVQAGYVYVDGSSVGDITESSLKDRRILGEEGFISVFVVVDSSSGKIVSGPTIQARGSGIDDNAFGPVVQKLEEALRKSADNGVLEVRQVQQLVRRTIGKWVADNYRRRPMILPVVVEV, encoded by the coding sequence TTGAGTCACCCTCACCCCGATCTCGGCGCGCCCCCCGCACTCGCGCCGAACGCGATCCGGATCACCCCGCTCGGCGGCCTCGGGGAGATCGGTCGCAACATGACCGTGCTGGAGCACGCCGGACGGCTGCTCATCATCGACTGCGGGGTGCTCTTCCCCGAGGACGAGCAGCCGGGCATCGACCTGATCCTGCCGGACTTCTCCTCGATCCGGGACCGCCTCGACAAGGTCGACGGCATCATCCTGACCCACGGCCACGAGGACCACATCGGTGCGGTCCCGTACCTGCTCAGGGAGAACCCGGACATCCCGCTGATCGGCTCGAAGCTGACCCTGGCGCTGATCGAGGCCAAGCTCGCCGAGCACCGGATCCGGCCCTACGTGCTGGAGGTCGCCGAAGGGGAGCGCGAGCAGATCGGCCCCTTCGACTGCGAGTTCATCGCGGTCAACCACTCCATCCCGGACGCCCTCGCGGTCGCCGTGCGCACCCCGGCCGGCATGGTCGTGGCCACCGGTGACTTCAAGATGGACCAGCTGCCGCTGGACGGTCGCCTGACCGACCTGCCGGCCTTCGCCAAGCTGGCCGAAGAGGGCATGGACCTGCTGTTGGTGGACTCCACCAACGCCGAGGTCCCCGGCTTCATCCCGCACGAGCGGGACATCTCCGCCGCGCTGCGCAACGTCTTCGCCAACGCGGACAAGCGCATCATCGTCGCCTCCTTCGCCAGCCACGTGCACCGCATCCAGCAGGTGCTGGACGCCGCGCACGAGTACAAGCGCAAGGTCGCCTTCGTCGGCCGCTCGATGGTGCGCAACATGGGCATCGCCCGCGACCTCGGCTACCTGAAGGTCCCGGGCAACCTGATCGTCGACGTGAAGCAGCTGGACGACCTGCCGGACAAGGAGGTCGTGCTGGTCTGCACCGGTTCGCAGGGCGAGCCGATGGCGGCGCTCTCCCGGATGGCCAACCGCGACCACCAGATCCGGATCGTCGAGGGCGACACCGTGATCCTGGCCTCCTCGCTCATCCCGGGCAACGAGACCGCGATCTACCGGGTCATCAACGGCCTGACCCGGTGGGGCGCCAACGTCGTGCACAAGGGCAACGCCAAGGTGCACGTCTCCGGGCACGCCTCCTCGGGCGAGCTGCTGTACTTCTTCAACATCTGCAAGCCGAAGAACCTGATGCCGGTTCACGGCGAGTGGCGCCACCTGCGGGCCTGCGCGGACCTCGGCATCAAGACCGGTGTCCCGAAGAACCGTACGGTGATCGCCGAGGACGGCGTCGTGGTCGACCTGGTCGACGGCGTCGCCAAGATCGTCGGCAAGGTCCAGGCCGGGTACGTCTACGTCGACGGCTCCTCGGTGGGCGACATCACCGAGTCCTCGCTGAAGGACCGCCGGATCCTCGGCGAGGAGGGCTTCATCTCGGTCTTCGTCGTGGTGGACTCCAGCAGCGGGAAGATCGTCAGCGGCCCGACCATCCAGGCGCGCGGCTCCGGCATCGACGACAACGCCTTCGGCCCCGTCGTCCAGAAGCTGGAGGAGGCGCTGCGCAAGTCCGCCGACAACGGCGTGCTGGAGGTGCGCCAGGTCCAGCAGCTGGTGCGCCGCACCATCGGCAAGTGGGTGGCGGACAACTACCGCCGCCGGCCGATGATCCTGCCGGTCGTGGTCGAGGTCTGA
- a CDS encoding OB-fold nucleic acid binding domain-containing protein, producing MSGNSSDQSQGRLRRMFSRLTSSPEELQAEELRQDAVVCGCTPIADCGDRDVVTVAGTLRTVTLRPRAGVPALEAELFDGTDALDVVWLGRRSIAGIEPGRRLTASGRIGHARGRRVLFNPRYELRPVGQGSDHQ from the coding sequence ATGAGTGGTAACAGCAGCGACCAGTCGCAGGGCCGTCTGCGCCGGATGTTCAGTCGGCTCACCTCGAGCCCGGAGGAACTCCAGGCCGAGGAACTGCGCCAGGACGCCGTGGTCTGCGGTTGCACGCCGATCGCCGATTGCGGCGACCGCGACGTGGTCACCGTGGCGGGCACCCTGCGCACCGTCACGCTCCGCCCGCGCGCCGGCGTGCCGGCGCTGGAGGCCGAGCTCTTCGACGGGACGGACGCGCTGGACGTGGTCTGGCTCGGCCGCCGCTCGATCGCCGGGATAGAGCCTGGCCGCCGGCTCACCGCCAGCGGCCGGATCGGCCACGCACGCGGGCGCCGCGTGCTCTTCAACCCTCGTTACGAGCTGCGTCCGGTGGGACAGGGGAGCGATCACCAGTGA
- a CDS encoding DUF3159 domain-containing protein, translating into MTNPPGGDHAAPHTLITENQQFPPESSAETVLSEEEESWARAAQDEAARKEAADSIIQAFGGVRGMIDMTLPGLVFIVTYNLTHQVSTAAWGAIALSAVFVVIRLLRRETIQHAFSGVFGVAIGAWISMKTGKAENFYLPGLLWNVGYAVGLAVSALVRWPLIGLTLGPVTGEMFTWRTQNPGRLAAYTKATWAWVVIMGIKPVILFPLYFTGNVNLLGWLKVALGIPPMLLAMYVTWRILLTAPPPIKAEQPEES; encoded by the coding sequence GTGACCAATCCGCCCGGCGGCGACCACGCCGCCCCGCACACACTGATCACTGAAAACCAGCAGTTCCCCCCGGAGTCCTCAGCCGAGACGGTGCTGAGCGAGGAGGAGGAGTCCTGGGCGCGGGCCGCCCAGGACGAGGCCGCCCGCAAGGAGGCCGCCGACTCGATCATCCAGGCCTTCGGCGGCGTCCGCGGCATGATCGACATGACCCTGCCGGGCCTGGTCTTCATCGTCACGTACAACCTGACCCACCAGGTGTCCACCGCGGCCTGGGGCGCGATCGCCCTGAGCGCGGTCTTCGTGGTGATCCGGCTGTTGCGCAGGGAGACCATCCAGCACGCCTTCAGCGGCGTCTTCGGCGTGGCGATCGGCGCCTGGATCTCGATGAAGACCGGCAAGGCGGAGAACTTCTACCTGCCGGGGCTGCTCTGGAACGTCGGCTACGCCGTGGGCCTGGCGGTCTCGGCGTTGGTCCGCTGGCCGCTCATCGGCCTGACCCTGGGCCCGGTGACGGGCGAGATGTTCACCTGGCGGACCCAGAACCCGGGGCGGCTGGCCGCCTACACCAAGGCCACCTGGGCCTGGGTGGTGATCATGGGCATCAAGCCGGTGATCCTCTTCCCGCTCTACTTCACCGGCAACGTCAACCTGTTGGGCTGGCTCAAGGTGGCCCTGGGCATCCCGCCGATGCTGCTGGCGATGTACGTGACCTGGCGGATCCTGCTCACCGCGCCGCCGCCGATCAAGGCGGAGCAGCCCGAGGAGTCCTGA